The Bacillus sp. NEB1478 genome contains the following window.
ATTTCGAACAGCCGAACTTTTCCATCTTATTCATCATACGCGGTAAAACCGATTCTGAAGAGCTTGTCCCGAGTACGATCAGCAGCTCCTCTTTTATATACTTCAAATACTTCCAAAGACTGAATCCATTCATTTTACAGATGATGTTCAGCACGATAAATACGAAGAAAAACATGGTTGTGTAAACTGAAATCATCAGCTTTCCGAGCGGCAATAAAGACTCAAGCCCAAAGTTGCCTATCGTAAAAGCCATCGCCCCGAATGCTCCAAGAGGCGCTGCTTTCATGATATATCCTACAATTTTGAAGAAGACGCTGAGCAGTTTATCGAAGAATTCGATGATGATTTTTCCTTTATCACCTAAAGCGGTCAGTGCAACACCGAAAAGAACGGAAAAAAACAGGACTTGCAAGATATCGCCTTTTGCAAAAGCGTCTACCATATTGCTAGGAACAATGTGAGTAAAAAACTCCATCCAGTCAATTTTCCCGCCGCCGTCAGATGTATATTGTGATACATCTCCTTTTTGAAGCTTATCAAAATCCAAACCTGCTCCAGGCTTTAAAACGTTAACGACGATCAAACCGATAATAAGAGCGAGTGTTGTAACAACTTCAAAATAAATAAAAGCTTTTCCTCCAACTTTTCCTACCTTTTTCATGTCACCCATTTTTGCTATTCCAAGAACGATCGTCAGGAAGATGATTGGGGCGATCACCATCTTAACAGCATTAATGAACGTATCTCCTACCGGCTTCATCTGCTTCCCGATTTCCGGCCAAATCAAGCCAACGAGCACACCTACGGCGATTGCAGTTAATACTTGAAACGTGAGATTTTTATAAATCTTCTTCATTTATATGTCCCCCTTCAAAACGTGAATAAGCGCTTTAAACATTTTTGTAAAATAATAAAAACGCTTTCAGTATGTTGTAAGAATATTATGAATGTATTCATATTTCAACATAAAACAGTTAACTCATTTATTATAAATGGACAACATAACTAGTATGCAGAAGAATTCGTGATTGCTGTCATAGCCTTTTTTCATACGAGTAGGCATTTCTAACTGTTTTTTTAACCGTTATATTTCGGTCCTTTGCAACTGTGGAGAATATTTACAACCTTGTAAAATGAAATTAATACAGTGATTGTAAAATAAAAACAGTTTCACCAACATCGAGAAATTACATGCTGGTAATAGAGCATTTCGCTTAAAAAGGAAGGTGGGGTCAGACCCCGGGTCTGACCCCACCTTCCAAAAATTGATGGAGGTGCAGGTTATGAATAGGCACGGAAACAAAAAGTTCCTTTCTCTCTTTTCCGTTGTAGTTGCACTTGCTATAAGTACACTTACCTTTATTCCTTCTCTTCAGGCTACCGGAGATGGTTCTACAAACTCTCCATATTCCGTAGCACAAGCCATTTCCAATCAAAATAACGGTGTAAAAACTGTACAAGGTTATGTCGTAGGACAACCTACTGCGACGTCAACCGTTGTATCAAGCAATTATCCGAACGACTATGCTCTAGC
Protein-coding sequences here:
- a CDS encoding dicarboxylate/amino acid:cation symporter; the protein is MKKIYKNLTFQVLTAIAVGVLVGLIWPEIGKQMKPVGDTFINAVKMVIAPIIFLTIVLGIAKMGDMKKVGKVGGKAFIYFEVVTTLALIIGLIVVNVLKPGAGLDFDKLQKGDVSQYTSDGGGKIDWMEFFTHIVPSNMVDAFAKGDILQVLFFSVLFGVALTALGDKGKIIIEFFDKLLSVFFKIVGYIMKAAPLGAFGAMAFTIGNFGLESLLPLGKLMISVYTTMFFFVFIVLNIICKMNGFSLWKYLKYIKEELLIVLGTSSSESVLPRMMNKMEKFGCSKSVVGLVIPTGYSFNLDGTSIYLSMAVVFLAQVFNIDLSLTQQLTIIAILMLTSKGAAAVTGGGFIVLASTLSAMSVIPVEGLALLLGVDRFMSEARAIVNLIGNGIATIVVSKSENEFDESQSEQALKELNDSKKIAV